The Stappia sp. genome window below encodes:
- a CDS encoding esterase-like activity of phytase family protein produces the protein MAAVRRARPRRCGRSGSIAHGAVLVGLALGLALAPVPGLAPAPAAADTPGGIGPDTVPVEIRARPIETFRIGRDDQRFGKLTFLGGLELFSGNRHMGGLSGLVVTGDGGDLVAIADNGLWLQARIESAADGRPLAVRDARVTPMLGPDGVPLVNVGRGDTEAVTLRRGAGGNELVVSTERDHRVYAVPFPLDPGVRLRELAMPPAIRGLRHNKGMEAIAAANDGPLAGTLVIIAERGPTFTDDMPGFLIDGPRPGRFTVARSDAFDATDAAFLPDGDLLLLERRFTLRHGIGMRLRRFAAEELRPGARIVGEVLLEAGFTAQIDNMEGLAVHRGADGATILTLLSDDNRSILQRTLLLRFRLDD, from the coding sequence ATGGCCGCCGTGCGGCGGGCGCGCCCGCGCCGGTGCGGCCGCTCCGGGTCGATTGCGCATGGCGCGGTCCTCGTCGGTCTCGCTCTCGGCCTTGCCCTTGCTCCGGTGCCGGGTCTCGCGCCCGCGCCGGCGGCGGCGGACACGCCGGGCGGCATCGGGCCCGACACGGTCCCGGTCGAGATCCGCGCCAGGCCCATCGAGACGTTCCGCATCGGCCGCGACGACCAGCGTTTCGGCAAGCTCACCTTTCTCGGCGGCCTCGAGCTGTTTTCCGGCAACCGGCACATGGGCGGGCTGTCGGGGCTCGTGGTGACGGGCGACGGCGGCGATCTGGTCGCCATCGCCGACAACGGCCTTTGGCTTCAGGCCCGTATCGAAAGCGCGGCCGACGGGCGTCCGCTGGCGGTGCGCGACGCGCGCGTGACGCCGATGCTGGGGCCGGACGGTGTGCCGCTGGTCAACGTCGGGCGCGGCGACACGGAGGCGGTGACGCTGCGCCGCGGCGCCGGAGGGAACGAACTCGTCGTCTCCACCGAGCGCGACCACCGGGTCTATGCGGTTCCCTTTCCTCTCGATCCGGGCGTGCGCTTGCGCGAACTCGCGATGCCGCCGGCGATCCGCGGGCTGCGCCACAACAAGGGAATGGAGGCCATCGCGGCGGCCAACGACGGGCCGCTCGCCGGCACGCTGGTGATCATCGCCGAGCGGGGACCGACCTTCACCGACGACATGCCGGGCTTCCTGATCGACGGCCCGCGTCCGGGCCGCTTCACGGTGGCGCGCAGCGATGCCTTCGACGCGACCGACGCGGCCTTTCTGCCGGATGGCGACCTGCTGCTGCTGGAACGCCGCTTCACCCTGCGGCATGGCATCGGCATGCGCCTGCGCCGGTTTGCGGCCGAGGAGCTGAGGCCGGGCGCGCGGATCGTCGGCGAGGTGCTGCTGGAGGCCGGTTTCACCGCGCAGATCGACAACATGGAAGGGCTTGCGGTGCATCGCGGCGCGGACGGGGCGACGATCCTGACGCTGCTCTCCGACGACAACCGCTCGATCCTGCAGCGCACGCTGCTCCTGCGCTTTCGTCTCGACGACTGA
- the cobT gene encoding cobaltochelatase subunit CobT yields MRTPPSERKQASREPMKRAIGDTMRAIAADPELEVLFSSDRPSLTGHTARLPEPSRRLTEAELAVTRGLGDAMALKLACHDPAVHRKLVPQSETARAIFDAVEQARCEAVGANRMPGVADNLSAMLEDKCRKAAYADVASREDAPLEEAVAYMVRERLTGKPAPDSAEPMIAQWRGWIEDKAGSALDALSEGMEDQQEFARRVRTLLSSLDMDEDFGQEAEDDNGQEEDSEDRDERGETSSEGEENVGEEEGAPQEMELSGEESESGETEGLEGDLEDLDEDDASDQAEEPGEAPRRELPFSNQPPISDYAVFTTKFDETVPAEELCDTAELDRLRGHLDKQLVNLQGAVARLANRLQRKLLAQQNRSWNFDLEEGLLDTARLTRLVIDPMQPLAFKQESDTNFRDTVVTLLLDNSGSMRGRPITVAATCADILARTLERCGVKVEILGFTTRAWKGGQSREAWLAAGKPAQPGRLNDLRHIIYKSADAPWRRARRNLGLMMREGLLKENIDGEALDWAHKRLLGRPEQRRILMMISDGAPVDDCTLSVNPGNYLERHLRHVIEEIETRSPVELIAIGIGHDVTRYYRRAVTIVDAEELAGAMTDQLADLFDDEAAQPQPRRRRRMAG; encoded by the coding sequence GCACACGGCGCGGCTGCCTGAGCCCTCGCGCCGCCTCACCGAGGCGGAGCTGGCGGTGACCCGCGGCCTCGGCGACGCCATGGCGCTGAAGCTCGCCTGCCACGACCCGGCGGTGCACCGCAAGCTGGTGCCGCAGAGCGAGACGGCGCGGGCGATCTTCGACGCGGTGGAACAGGCGCGCTGCGAGGCGGTGGGCGCCAACCGGATGCCGGGGGTCGCCGACAATCTGTCCGCCATGCTCGAGGACAAGTGCCGCAAGGCGGCCTACGCCGATGTGGCGAGCCGGGAGGATGCGCCGCTGGAAGAGGCGGTCGCGTACATGGTGCGCGAGCGGCTGACCGGAAAGCCGGCGCCGGACAGCGCGGAGCCGATGATCGCGCAGTGGCGCGGCTGGATCGAGGACAAGGCGGGGTCCGCGCTCGATGCCCTGTCGGAGGGCATGGAAGACCAGCAGGAGTTCGCCAGGCGCGTGCGCACGCTGCTGTCGTCGCTCGACATGGACGAGGACTTCGGTCAGGAAGCGGAAGACGACAACGGCCAGGAAGAGGACTCCGAGGACCGCGACGAGCGCGGCGAGACCTCGTCCGAGGGCGAGGAGAACGTCGGCGAGGAAGAGGGCGCGCCGCAGGAGATGGAACTCTCCGGCGAGGAGAGCGAGAGCGGCGAGACCGAGGGTCTCGAGGGCGATCTGGAAGATCTCGACGAGGACGACGCCAGCGACCAGGCCGAGGAGCCGGGCGAGGCGCCGCGCCGCGAGCTGCCGTTTTCCAACCAGCCGCCGATCTCCGACTATGCGGTCTTCACCACGAAGTTCGACGAGACGGTGCCGGCGGAGGAGCTGTGCGACACGGCGGAGCTCGACCGCCTGCGCGGCCATCTCGACAAGCAGCTGGTCAATCTTCAGGGCGCGGTGGCGCGCCTTGCCAACCGGCTGCAGCGCAAGCTGCTCGCCCAGCAGAACCGGTCGTGGAACTTCGACCTGGAGGAGGGGCTGCTCGACACCGCGCGGCTGACGCGGCTTGTCATCGATCCCATGCAGCCGCTCGCCTTCAAGCAGGAAAGCGACACCAACTTCCGCGACACGGTGGTCACGCTGCTGCTCGACAACTCCGGCTCGATGCGCGGCCGGCCGATCACGGTGGCGGCGACCTGCGCCGACATTCTGGCGCGCACGCTGGAGCGCTGCGGCGTGAAGGTCGAGATCCTCGGCTTCACAACGCGCGCCTGGAAGGGCGGGCAATCGCGCGAGGCGTGGCTCGCCGCCGGCAAGCCGGCGCAGCCCGGGCGGCTGAACGACCTGCGCCACATCATCTACAAGTCCGCCGACGCCCCCTGGCGGCGGGCGCGGCGCAACCTCGGGCTGATGATGCGCGAGGGCCTGCTCAAGGAAAACATCGACGGCGAGGCGCTCGACTGGGCGCACAAGCGCCTGCTCGGCCGGCCCGAGCAGCGGCGCATCCTGATGATGATCTCCGACGGCGCCCCGGTCGACGACTGCACGCTGTCGGTCAATCCGGGCAACTATCTCGAGCGGCACCTGCGTCATGTGATCGAGGAAATCGAGACCCGATCGCCGGTGGAACTGATCGCCATCGGCATCGGTCATGACGTCACCCGCTATTATCGGCGCGCCGTGACCATCGTGGATGCCGAGGAACTGGCCGGTGCGATGACCGACCAGCTCGCCGACCTGTTCGACGACGAGGCGGCGCAGCCGCAGCCCCGGCGCCGACGCCGGATGGCGGGCTGA